The Streptomyces sp. GSL17-111 region CGCCGCACCGGCGTGTGCGGCGGTGACGGCGGCGACCTCCTCGACGGACGGGCGGTCGTCCGCCGACCGGGCCAGGCAGCGCACGGCCAGATCCCGCAGCGCACCGGACAACGGGCCCTCTTCGGGGCCGAGTTCGGGCTCCTCGTGCAGGACCCGGTACAGGACGGTGTGCAGCGAGGGCGCGCCGGCGCCGAAGGGCCCGGTGCCGGTGGCGGCGAAGACGAGCACGGCGCCGAGGGCGAACACGTCGGTGGCCGGGGTGACCGTCTCGCCCCGGATCTGTTCCGGCGGCATGTAGCCGGGGGAGCCGACCAGGGACCCGGTGCGGGTGGCCACGCTGGCCTCCGCCGCGCGGGCGATGCCGAAGTCGATGACCTGCGGGCCGTCCAGCGTGATCAGCACGTTGGACGGCTTGAGGTCCCGGTGGACGATTCCGGCGGTGTGGACGTCCCGCAGCGCCGCGGCCAGTCCCGCGGCGATCCGCCACACCGACGCCTCGGGCAGCGGTCCGTGCAGGGAGGTGACGACGTCGTGCAGCGAGGGCCCGGGGACGTAGCCGGTGGCCACCCACGGCACCGCCGCCTCCGTGTCGCTGCCGAGGACGGGCGCGGTGCGGGGGCCGCTGACGCGCTGCGCGGCCGTCACCTCGCTGCGGAAGCGGCGGCGGAACTCCTCGTCGGCGGCCAGCTCGGCGTGGATGAGTTTGACGGCGACGACCCTGCCGTTCGGTGAACGGCCGAGGAACACCTGGCCCATCCCGCCTGCCCCGAGCCGTCCCAGCAGCCGGTACGGGCCCACCGTCGCCGGGTCCCCCGTGCGTAGCGTCTCCACCACAGTCCCCCGTCAACGTGGTCGCGAGCAGGGGGCGTTCCCCCCGTCCCCGTGTCATCGTACCGAGGTCGTCGGTCCGTCACGGTCGACGATCGTCGCCTGACGTGCGGTTCCGGGGCGCAAATGATCGATCAAAGATCTTCCCCCCGGGGGTGTGGTATTCGGGCTTCCTCGAGAGTGCCGAGTGCAGGGAACTCCGGGTTTCCCCGTTCCCTGAGAGTTGGGCGATGGTATACGAGCCGACTCACCCTGTTCGTTGACTGGCTCCGGTTCAACGAACTACTGTGCGCGACAAGTCACTTCGCTGGACGTGACGCCCGTCACGGGCGAGGTGAACGTGCCCATGGCAAGGTAATTGCGCGGTAAACAGTTTCAGATTCAACGGGGTACTGGCTGCGGGTGCGGATTCCCGCGCTCGTCCGGGATCGATAACCACGGCTTCCTGCACGGGCTTTCGCCCGCCGACATCCTGAAGCGTCTGAAAATGCACAAGCACGGGGGTCATTGTGTTCGACGCGAAGAGTGCTGCCACAAATCCGCCAGACGAGGGGACCGGCGCGTCCGGTGCCTCCCTCCGCCGTGGCGTCCACACGGAGGCCGCGGAACCGCCTCCCGCACACCGACACGAGGCGGAATTCGCCGACCGGATGGAGCGGGCCCTCCTGGAGGCCCGGGAGCTGATCGACTCCACGATGTCGCTGCACCGCAGCCGCTCGGACGAGGGCCCGCTGGTGGTCCCCACGGACGACGCGGATCTGGAGGCGAGCCTCGAACGGCTGATGAGGCGCGCCCGGCACTCCGTCACCGCCTCGCTGCCCGGCGATGACGAGGAGACGCTCTCCCTCCTCTCCACGCTGCTGCGGCACCCGTCGCGCACGGCGTCCTCCGCAGGGGCACCGCCCGGCACCCGCCCGGTGGCCGTCCGGCTGCTCTGCGGCCCGGGCGCTCTCCGCGCGGGGATACCGAGCCCCGCCGAACTGCGCGCCGCGCACTGCGAGATCCGCGTCATGGAGAACGCTCCCGAGGAGACGCTCATCGTCGACGGATGCCTGGCCCTCATCAAGGCCGGCCCCGACGTTCCGGAGGGCATCGCCATCATCCGGGACCCGGCCTCCGTCCGGGCCCTGGACCTGCTGTTCGCCTGCTCCTGGGGCGGTGCCCGTCCCCTGGAGGAGCACCTGCGCCTCAGCGGCAGTCTGCACTCCCCCTCGGCGCGGCGCGTCCTGGAGCGGCTCCGCGAAGGGCACACCGACGACGTGGCGGCCCGGGAACTCCAGGTGTCGCTGCGCACGTACCGTCGGCACGTGGCCGAGGTCATGAGTGAGCTCGGGGTGAGCTCCCGGTTCCAGGCCGGCGTCCGGGCCGTCGAGCTCGGTCTGCTCTCCAGGCATCCGGGCGCGGGACACCGCCGGGCCCGGCACACCCGTCAGGCCGACCTGGCCCACGCCGCGGAGGGGGCGTGAACGACCCCGTGACCCGCTTACCGTCCACCGGGAAGCGGCGCCAGGCCCACGGCGTCACCGGATTCCGCTCCGACGACGACGTGGAGGCGGAGCTGCTGGAGTTGCGGCGCCGCATCGAGGAGACCGTCGAGAAGCACCGGCAACGCCGCGCGCAGGACGCGCTCATCACCGCCGTGGGCACGGACCGGACGGACGTGGTGGGTTCAGCACGTCGGCTGGCGGCCGGGGCGTCGGCGACCGTCGACATCCTGCTCGCGGACGCCGAGTACCTGGAGGCGGCGCAGGCCGTCTGCGACCACCTGCTGACCGCCGGGCCGGACGTCCACCTGCGATTACTGTGCACGTCGGGGATGCTGAGCGTGGGCCTGCTCGACTCGGCGGTGCTGGAGCGGCCGAACACCGAGGTCCGGGTGGCCCGGGTGCCGATGCTGCAGGTGCTGCTGGTGGACGGTCGGGCCGCGATGGTGGCCGCTCCGTCCGCGGCCGGGAGACAGGCCTCGGTCATCCGCGCCACCAGCGTCATCCGGGCCCTGGACACGCTGTTCGAGGGGCTGTGGTGGCAGTCGGTGGCCATGGAGGACCGCGTCGAGTTCTGCGACGCCGGCCGGACGACGTCGCCCGCACGGATCCTGGAGTGTCTGCGGGCCGGGGTGACCGACGAGGTCGCCGCCCGGGAGTTGTCCATCTCCATCCGCACCTATCGCCGCTGCGTCGCGGAGATCATGACCGTGCTCGGCGCCAACTCCCGCTTCCAGGCGGGCGTGCGCGCCGCCGAGCTGGGTCTCCTCTCCGAGGAGGCCGGCCTGCGCGCCGACCGGTCTCCGGGCGGCTCCGCAGCCCGCACCGGGGGGAGGGGGTCGTGACGGGCCGACCCCCCCCGGTCGGGGCGCGCTGCCCGGTTGACAGCTTCATGCCTCCTCCCGGCGCCGTCGGCCCCTGGGGGACGACCGGCCGTGGCCGCCGTCACACCACGGCGGGACGTGCGTGCAGGTTGCTGCCACGAGAGTCCGCGTCCCGTCTGTCAGCGGGTTCACGGCACTAGCCTCCCCGTGGGCTAACCCTGTCGTGAGCTGGGAGAACGGCCGGAAACCCTTGCCCCCCCATAAGTGAGACCGCGATCGCCACGGCGCCGCGAGGTAACGGAGGCTTCACACGATGGACGCAACCACCCCTGCGCAGGGACGGAAGGCGGGGGCGAAAGAGTGGCTCGGCCTGACGGTGCTCGCCCTCCCGACTCTGGTGATGTCCGTCGACGTCACCGTTCTCTACCTGGCGCTGCCGCACCTCGGTGCCGACCTGCAGCCCTCGGCCAACCAGACGCTGTGGATCATCGACATCTTCGGCTTCCTGCTGGCCGGCTTCCTCATCACGATGGGCACCCTCGGTGACCGGATCGGCCGCCGTCGGCTGCTGATGATCGGTGGGGCCGGGTTCGCGGTGGCCTCACTCGTGGCCGCCTACGCCAACAGCGCCGAGATGCTCATCGCGGCGCGTGCCCTCCTCGGCTTCTTCGGCGCGACGCTCATGCCGTCGACGCTGTCGCTGATCAGCAACATGTTCGCCGACTCCAAGCAGCGGGCGCAGGCGGTCGCGATCTGGGCGGCGTGCGTCTCCTCCGGCATCGCCATCGGCCCGCCGGTCGGTGGGCTGCTGCTGGAGTCGTTCTGGTGGGGCTCGGTGTTCCTGCTCGCCGTCCCGGTCATGGTCCTGCTCCTGGTGGCCGCGCCGTTCCTGCTGCCGGAGTACAAGTCGCCGTCCGCGCACAAGCTGGACCTGGTGAGCGTCGGGCTGTCGCTCGCGTCGGTGATCCCGGTCATCTGGAGCATCAAGGAGCTCGCCGAGGACGGACTGCAGGCCCTGCCGCTGGCCGTGCTGGTCGCCGGTCTGCTGCTCGGCGTGCTGTTCGTCATGCGACAGAAGCGACTGACCGAGCCGCTGCTCGACGTCAGCCTGTTCCGCAACAGCGAGTTCAGTGCCACGCTGCTGATGCTCCTCGTCGGTGTCGGCGTGGTCGGCGGTGTGTATCTGTTCATCTCCCAGTACCTGCAGCTCATCAAGGACCAGGGTCCGATGGAGGCAGGTCTGTGGATGCTGCCCTCGGCGTTCGTGATGATGGTGACGGCCGCGGCCTCCCCGGCGCTCGTGCGGTGGGTCCGGCCGGGATTCCTGGTCGGCGGCGGTCTCGCGATCTCCGCGACCGGGTACTTCATGCTGCTGGGGGTCGGCGCGGACGACGGCCTGTCCGCTCTGGTCATCGCGATGATCGTGCTGTTCAGCGGGCTCGGTCCGGTGTTCGCGCTCGGCACCGACCTCGTCCTCGGCACCGCGCCCCCGGAGCGTTCCGGCTCGGCCGCGGCGATGTCCGAGACGGCCATGGAGTTCGGCATCTCCCTCGGTATCGCCCTGCTCGGCAGCGTCGGTGCCGCCGTCTACCGCAACAACATGGAGGACGCGGTACCCGACGGGCTCTCTCCGGAGGCCGCCGAAGCGGCCGTCGAGACGCTCCCGGGCGCGATGGCCGTCGCCGCCGAGGCGCCGCCCGAGGTGGGCGGACCGCTCGCCGAGCGGGCGTTCGCGTTCTTCATGGACGGCTTCCACGCCAGCGCGGTCGTCTGCGGCATCACGGTCGGGCTGTTCGCCCTGGTCAGCTTCGGTCTGCTGCGCAACGCCCGCACCAAGGCGCAGATCGACGCCGAGGCCGCGAAGGCCGACGACGAAGGCCGGGACGAACTGGCGGCCGCCGCAGCGCGGTAGCCGTCGCGGACTGGTGAACGTAAGGGGTGGGGTGCCGCACACCGTGCGGCACCCCACCCCTTCCTGGTCCGCGACCGAGGCCCTTTGCCGCTGGCCGCGTGCCAGAAGACCGGGCCCGGCGGTCAGTCGGCCGTGGTGGTGCGGACGGCCGGGCCCCCGGCCGTCCGCCGGGCCGCACGCACCCGGCCGTCCATGTAGCGGCGCAGCACCGGGGCGAGGACTCCGCCCCAGGTGGCGAGCGCTCGGCTGAATCCGTCCAGGCAGATCACGGGCTGCCCCCGGTCCAGTCGGCGCATGATGCCCCGGGCGACGGCCGACGGCTGGAGCGGCTTGACGATGCCCGCGATGGCAGCCGTCTCGGCCGGCTTCCACTGACTTTCCTCCGCCAGCTGCGGGGTGTCCACGTCCGGGGGGAAGACGCAGGAGACCCGCACGCCGTGCGGGACCAACTCGCCGCGCAGCGCCTCCGTCAGGCCCCGCACGGCGAACTTGGCGGCGCCGTAGGCCGTGTATCCGTACACCCCGATCAACCCGGCCGCCGAAGCGATCGTGACCACCGTCCCACGACCCCGCCGTGTCATGCCGGGAGCCACCGCGCGGACCGCCCAGAGGGTGCCGAAGTAGTCGACGTCCATCATGGTTCGGAAGACGTCGTCGGGCAGTTCGAGGAACGCGCCCGGCCGCGCCTGGCCGGCCGAGGTCACCAGCACCGCGCAGGGCCCGGCCTCCTCCTCCAGCTCCTCGACGGCGGCCGTCACGGCGTCGCGGTCGGTCACGTCGACGCTGCGCGTGTGCACCGTCGCACCGGCCGCCCGGAGCGACTCCGCAGCCGTCGCGAGCCCCGCCGGCCTCCGGGCGAGCAGCGAGACGACCGCTCCCCGGGCGGCGAACTCGCCGGCCAGGGCCAGCCCGATACCGCTGGAGCCCCCGGTCACGATCACATGATCGCCCGGCCGGACCCAGTTCTTGTCGCGCGCCACTTCCGCCCCCTCGTGTGCGACGGTGCCGGCGAACCGGACGAGTCCTGAGGCGGATCGCTGTCACCGACGAAGATCCTCTGATCGGTCAGGAAACCTACCCCGCCGCGACCACACGTCGGCGGCCCGGCCGTAACCCGGGCCCCATCGCGTCCGGTTGCTGCTACGCGGAGCCGTCCACGCCGGTCCGGGAGGGGCGGCGAGGACGGTCGGGGGTCTGGTGCGGCACCTTGCTGCCACCGGCCGCGAAAGCCTTCCCGAGGGGGCCGGGTCCCTGTACGAGGTGCCGTCCCGCCACCCCCGACGTGGCAGTTTGATGCGCGAGAAGTGCGCAACCGGTGACGCACCGCACCCGCTCGCTGATGCTCCGTGATAGGGCGCTCCGGCCGTGGCAGCTCCCTGCTATCGGTTCGTTGTGCCGTCCCGGCCTTTGGCACGCTGAGCCTCGGACGCGGCTTGAGGGACGAGCTCGTCGCGCGCATGGATGGCTGAAGGCGCCATCCCCCAGGTGAATCGCCGACGTCCAGGCGGCGATTCACCTGGCGGATGGCAGCGGGTCGAAGCGTTTCCGTGCGGCGACGGCGCGTGGGTTCGGGATCTCCCGAACCGACCGCTACCGGAATTCTTCTCGGCCCGGCGGGTCACGTGGCCTGCGGCCAGTTGATGGCCGACCGCGATCCGGCGGCCCGAGACGGAGAGTACGTGGCATGAAAGCAGTCGAAATCCTGGTCGCCTCACCGCGTCCGGGCGGGAGGGCGTAACTGTGGCCACCGACAAGAACGACCTCGTTGGAGCGCTCCGGAAGTCGGTCAAGGAGACGGAACGCCTCCGTCGCCAGAACCAGGAACTGGTGGACCGGGCCAGTGAGCCCCTCGCGATCGTGGGCATGAGCTGCCGTTTCCCCGGCGGGGTGACGTCACCGGAGGAGCTGTGGGACCTGGTGGCGTCCGGCCGCGACGCGATCTCGGAGTTCCCGACCGACCGGGGCTGGGACCTGGACCACCTCTACGACCCCGACCCGGACCACCCCGGCACCGCCTACACCCGTGAGGGTGGCTTCGCCCCCCAGGTCGCCGACTTCGACGCCGACTTCTTCGGTGTCACGCCCCGGGAGGCCGTGGCCACGGACCCGCAGCAGCGGGTCCTGCTGGAGGGCACCTGGGAGGCCTTCGAGGACGCCGGCATCGACCCGACGACGCTGCGCGGCAGCGACACCGGCGTCTTCATCGGCACGATGTACTCCGACTACCAGGTCATCGCCGGAATGAGCGACCGGCGCGAGGAGATCGAGGGATACCTCATGATCTCCTCCGCGGCCAGCGTCGCCTCCGGCCGCATCAGCTACACGTTCGGCTTCGAGGGCCCCGCCGTCACCGTCGACACGGCGTGCTCGGCCTCACTGGTCGCCATCGCCCAGGCGTGCGCGTCCCTCCGGTCGCGGGAGTGCTCCCTCGCCGTCGCCGGCGGCGTCACGGTGCTGTCCCAGCCCAGCATCTTCGTCGAGTTCAGCCGCCAGCGCGCCATCTCGGCGGACGGCCGGTGCAAGGCGTACGGCGCCACCGCCGACGGCGTGGGCTGGGGCGAGGGATCGGGCCTGCTCCTGCTGGAGCGGTTGTCGGACGCACGCCGCAACGGCCACCGGATCCTGGGCCTGGTGCGGGGCGCCGCCGTGAACCAGGACGGCGCGAGCAACGGTCTGACGGCGCCGAACGGGCCCTCGCAGGAGCGGGTGATCCGGGCGGCCCTGGCCAACGCGGGGCTGCGCCCGTCCGACATCGACGCGGTCGAGGGCCATGGCACCGGCACGCGGCTCGGTGACCCGATCGAGGCCGAGGCCCTGCTGGCCACCTACGGCCGCGAGCGCACCGAGGGCCCGCTGTGGCTCGGCTCGGTGAAGTCCAACATCGGGCACACCCAAGCGGCCGCGGGAGCCGCCGGCGTCATCAAGATGGTGATGGCCATGCGGAACGGCGTGGTGCCTCCCACGCTGCACGCCGACGAGCCGTCGCCCCACGTGAACTGGTCCCCCGGGGCCATCAGGCTGCCGAACGAGGCACACGACTGGCCGGCGCCCGCGCGTCCGCGTCGGGCGGGCGTGTCCTCGTTCGGTATCAGCGGTACCAACGCGCACGTCATCGTGGAGGAGGCGCCCGCCGAGGAGGCGGCGCCGACCGAGACCCCCGAGGTCACGTCACCGGTGGTGCCGGTGCCGATCTCGGCGCGGAGTGAGGCGGCGTTGCGGGAGCAGGCCGACCGGGTGCGGGCGCTGTTGATCGCGCGGCCGGAGGTGTCGGTCGCGGACACGGCGTTCTCGGCCGCCACGACGCGGGCGCATCTGGAGCACCGTGCCGTCGTGGTCGCCACCGACCGCGGTGCCCTGCTCTCCGGTCTGGGGGCGCTCTCGGCGGGTGAGCCGTCGGAGTCCGTCGTCGAGGGCCGTGCTGTGGGTGGCAAGTCGGTGTTTGTGTTCCCGGGTCAGGGGGCGCAGTGGGTGGGTATGGCGGTGGAGTTGCTGGATGCTTCGCCGGTGTTCGCGGCGCGGTTGGCGGAGTGTGCGGAGGCGCTTTCGGGGTTTGTGGAGTGGTCGCTTGAGGATGTGTTGCGTGGGGTTGCGGGTGCGCCGTCGCTTGAGCGGGTGGATGTGGTGCAGCCTGCGTTGTGGGCGGTGATGGTGTCGTTGGCGGCGTTGTGGCGGTCCTTCGGTGTGGAGCCTTCCACTGTGGTGGGTCATTCGCAGGGTGAGATCGCTGCTGCGTGTGTGGCGGGTGGGTTGTCGTTGGAGGACGGTGCGCGGGTGGTGGCGTTGCGCAGCCGTCTGGTGTTGGAGCGGCTGGCCGGTCACGGCGGGATGATGTCGGTCTCGCTGCCGGTGGAGCGGGCGGAGGAGTTGCTCGCGTCGTATGCGGGCCGGGTGTCGGTCGCGGCGGTGAACAGTCCGGGTTCGGTGGTGGTCGCGGGTGATCCGGGCGCGTTGGACGAGCTGCAGGCCGTCTGTGAGGCGGACGGGGTGCGGGCCCGCCGGGTGGCGGTGGACTACGCCTCGCACACCGACCACGTGGAGGCGATCGAGGCGGAGTTGCTGGAGGCGCTGGCCCCGGTGACGCCGCAGTCGGGTCGGGTGCGCTTCTTCTCCTCGGTGGAGGGGCGGTTCATCGACACCGCGACGATGGACGCCGGGTACTGGTACCGGAACCTGCGGGGCCGGGTGGGCTTCGAGCCCGCCGTCCGGGCGTTGCTGGACCATGGTGCCGGGTGCTTCCTGGAGATGTCCCCGCACCCGGTGCTGACCATGGCCGTCGAGGAGACGGTCGAGGGTCGGGCGGCCACGGTGGGGTCCCTGCGGCGTGACGACGGCGGCCTGCGGCGGTTCGCGACCTCCCTGTCCGAGGCGCACACGGCCGGAGTGGCCGTCGACTGGGGGCCGCTCCACGCCGCCGGACGGCGGGTCGCGCTTCCCACGTACGCGTTTCAGCGGGAGCGGTTCTGGCTGTCCCCGAGCGGCAACCGGGCCGGTGACGCGTCGGCCGCCGGGCAGCGCCGGGTGGAGCACCCGGTGCTGGTCGCGGCCGTGCCGGTCGGCGACCGCGACGAGTGGGTCTACACCGGGCGCATCTCCCAGGAGGGCCAGCCCTGGACCCGCGACCACGCGGTGCTGGGCACCGTCCTCGTGCCGGGGACCGCACTCGTCGACCTGGCCCTGGCGGCGGGACGCGACCTGGGCTGCGCGGTGCTCGACGAGCTGGTGCTGGAAGCCCCGCTCGTGCTCGCCGACGCCGACGGCGCACAGGTCCAGGTGATCGTCGGCCCGGTCGACGCCGACGGTCACCGGGAAGTGGCGATCTACAGCCGCCCCGAGGGCGGCGAGGACGAGGAGCGGGAGGCGGTCTGCCACGGTCGCGGCCGACTGGCCGCCGAGGCGGCGCCCGCCGAGCCCTTCCCGGCGCAGTGGCCGCCCCCGGGCGCGGAGTCGGTGGCCGTGGGCGCGTTCTACGAGCGCATGGCGGACATCGGCCTCGACTACGGTCCCCTCTTCCAGGGCGTCCGGGCCGCGTGGCGGGTCGGCGACACGGTCTACACCGAGGTCGCGCTGCCCGAGGACGCCGGGACCGGGGGCCACGCCGTGCACCCGGCCCTGTTCGACGCGGCGCTGCACGGCGCGTTGCTGTCCAAGACGCCCGGCTCCTCGGTGGAGCTGCCGTTCTCCTGGTCCGGGGTGCGGCTCGGCCGCGCCGGAGCAGGCCGGGCGCGGGTACGGATCGCGCCCGCCGACGGCTCCGCCCTGCGGGTCGACGTCGTGGGCGAGGACGGGACGCCGGTCGCCGCCGTCGGCGCGCTCGGCCTCCGCCCCCTCGACCCGGCGCAGCTCGACGGCGCCCGGGGCACGAAGAACTCGCTGTTCCAGGTGGACTGGACGGAGCTCGCCGCCACCCCCTCGGTCCCCACACGGGTGCTGCGGCTCGGCGCCGAACACGCGGACCTGGACGCGCTGCACCAGGCGCTCTCCGAGGGCGCCGAGGCGCCGGACCTGGTGCTCGCCGAGGTCGACGCCTCGCCCGGCCGTCCGGACGAGGCGGCCCGCGCCGTGGCGGCCGACGCGCTGACGCTGGTGCAGCGGTGGCTGGCCCTGGAGTGGCCCGGCGAGCCCCGGCTGGCCGTCGTGACCCGGGGCGCGGTCGCCGCCGGGGACGAGTCGCCGGATGTGGCGACGTCCCCGGTGTGGGGCCTGGTGCGCAGTGCGCAGTCCGAACACCCCGGCCGGATCCTGCTGGTGGACCTGGACGAGGGCGACGAGCCCGACTGGGGCGGGCTGCTGGCCCTGGACGAGCCGCAGCTCGCGGTGCGGGACGGCCGGACGCTGGCGCCCCGGCTGGCGCGGGTCCCCGGCGGCACACCCGACGGGGCGTGGCGGCTCGGCACCGTCCGGAAGGGCTCGCTGGAGGACCTGGCGGTCATGCCCTCCGAGGGCGACCGTCCGCTGGGCGTCGGCGAGGTCCGGATCGGGGTGCGGGCCGCGGGTCTGAACTTCCGCGACGTGCTGATCGCACTCGGCATGTACCCCGGAGACGCGCCGCTGGGCAGCGAGGCGGCGGGCGTCGTGCTCGACGTGGGCTCCGGAGTGACGGACCTGCGGCCGGGGGACCGGGTCTTCGGCCTGGTCACCGACGCGTTCGGCCCGGTGGCCGTGGCCGACCGCCGCACGCTGGTGCCGATGCCGGACTGCCTCGGCTTCACCGAGGCCGCCGCCGTGCCGGTGGTGTACCTGACCGCCTACTACGGGCTGGTCGACCTCGCGGGTCTGCGCTCCGGGGAGCGGCTGCTGGTGCACGCCGCCGCCGGTGGCGTCGGCATGGCCGCCGTGCAGCTGGCGCGGCACTTCGGCGCCGAGGTGTTCGCCACCGCGAGCCCGGCCAAGTGGGAGGCGGTGCGTGCCCTGGGCGTCGCCGCCGAACGCATCGCGTCCTCACGCGACCTGGAGTTCCGGCAGACGTTCCTGGGCGCGACCGACGGCGCCGGGATGGACGTCGTCCTGGACGCGCTCGCCGGTGAGTTCGTCGACGCCTCCCTGGAGTTGCTCCCGCGAGGCGGCCGGTTCATCGAGATGGGCAAGACCGACATCCGGGACCCGGAGGCCGTCGCGGAGTCCCACCCCGGAGTCCGGTACCGCTCCTACGACCTCATGGAGGCCGGCCCCGAGCGCATCCAGGAGATGCTGACGGAGATCTCCGCGCTCTTCGAGCAGGGTGTCCTGACGCCGTCCCCGATCCGGGCCTGGGACGTGCGGCGTGGCCGCGAGGCGTTCCGCTTCCTGCGCGAGGGCCGCAACGTCGGCAAGGTCGTGCTGACCGTTCCGGCACCGCTGGACCCGGAGGGCACCGTACTGATCACCGGCGGTACCGGCGGCCTGGGCGCGCTCTTCGCGCGGCACCTGGTCGAGCGGCACGGGGCGCGGCGGCTGCTGCTGGTCAGCCGCCGTGGGCCCGCCGCCGCAGGGGTGGCCGAGCTGGTGGCCGACCTGGAGGGCCGTGGTGCCGACGTCCGGGTCGCGGCCTGCGACGTCGCGGTCCGGGAGCAGGTGGCCGAGCTGCTCGGTTCGCTGGACCGGCCGCTGACCGCCGTCCTGCACTCCGCCGGCCTCCTCGACGACGCCGTCATCGAGTCCCTGACGCCGGAACAGGTCGACCGGGTGATGCGCCCGAAGCTCGACGCGGCGTGGAACCTGCACGAGCTGACGGCCGGGATGGACCTGTCCGCGTTCGTGCTGTTCTCCTCGGCCGCCGCCCAGCTCGGCAATCCGGGGCAGGCGAACTACGCGGCCGCGAACGCCGCCGTGGACGCGCTCGCCCACCTGCGCCGAGCGGCCGGGCTGCCCGGCACGGCGCTGGCCTGGGGTCTGTGGGCCGACTCCACGGGCATGACCGGCGAGTTGGACGAGGCGGACCTCGCCCGGATGCGGCGGACCGGCGTCGGCGCGCTCTCCGCCGAACTCGGCCTGGAGCTGTTCGACGAGAGCCTCGGCTCGGACTCGGCCCTGCTGGTGCCGGTGCAGCTGGACCCCGTCGCGCTGCGGACGCA contains the following coding sequences:
- a CDS encoding SDR family NAD(P)-dependent oxidoreductase, which codes for MATDKNDLVGALRKSVKETERLRRQNQELVDRASEPLAIVGMSCRFPGGVTSPEELWDLVASGRDAISEFPTDRGWDLDHLYDPDPDHPGTAYTREGGFAPQVADFDADFFGVTPREAVATDPQQRVLLEGTWEAFEDAGIDPTTLRGSDTGVFIGTMYSDYQVIAGMSDRREEIEGYLMISSAASVASGRISYTFGFEGPAVTVDTACSASLVAIAQACASLRSRECSLAVAGGVTVLSQPSIFVEFSRQRAISADGRCKAYGATADGVGWGEGSGLLLLERLSDARRNGHRILGLVRGAAVNQDGASNGLTAPNGPSQERVIRAALANAGLRPSDIDAVEGHGTGTRLGDPIEAEALLATYGRERTEGPLWLGSVKSNIGHTQAAAGAAGVIKMVMAMRNGVVPPTLHADEPSPHVNWSPGAIRLPNEAHDWPAPARPRRAGVSSFGISGTNAHVIVEEAPAEEAAPTETPEVTSPVVPVPISARSEAALREQADRVRALLIARPEVSVADTAFSAATTRAHLEHRAVVVATDRGALLSGLGALSAGEPSESVVEGRAVGGKSVFVFPGQGAQWVGMAVELLDASPVFAARLAECAEALSGFVEWSLEDVLRGVAGAPSLERVDVVQPALWAVMVSLAALWRSFGVEPSTVVGHSQGEIAAACVAGGLSLEDGARVVALRSRLVLERLAGHGGMMSVSLPVERAEELLASYAGRVSVAAVNSPGSVVVAGDPGALDELQAVCEADGVRARRVAVDYASHTDHVEAIEAELLEALAPVTPQSGRVRFFSSVEGRFIDTATMDAGYWYRNLRGRVGFEPAVRALLDHGAGCFLEMSPHPVLTMAVEETVEGRAATVGSLRRDDGGLRRFATSLSEAHTAGVAVDWGPLHAAGRRVALPTYAFQRERFWLSPSGNRAGDASAAGQRRVEHPVLVAAVPVGDRDEWVYTGRISQEGQPWTRDHAVLGTVLVPGTALVDLALAAGRDLGCAVLDELVLEAPLVLADADGAQVQVIVGPVDADGHREVAIYSRPEGGEDEEREAVCHGRGRLAAEAAPAEPFPAQWPPPGAESVAVGAFYERMADIGLDYGPLFQGVRAAWRVGDTVYTEVALPEDAGTGGHAVHPALFDAALHGALLSKTPGSSVELPFSWSGVRLGRAGAGRARVRIAPADGSALRVDVVGEDGTPVAAVGALGLRPLDPAQLDGARGTKNSLFQVDWTELAATPSVPTRVLRLGAEHADLDALHQALSEGAEAPDLVLAEVDASPGRPDEAARAVAADALTLVQRWLALEWPGEPRLAVVTRGAVAAGDESPDVATSPVWGLVRSAQSEHPGRILLVDLDEGDEPDWGGLLALDEPQLAVRDGRTLAPRLARVPGGTPDGAWRLGTVRKGSLEDLAVMPSEGDRPLGVGEVRIGVRAAGLNFRDVLIALGMYPGDAPLGSEAAGVVLDVGSGVTDLRPGDRVFGLVTDAFGPVAVADRRTLVPMPDCLGFTEAAAVPVVYLTAYYGLVDLAGLRSGERLLVHAAAGGVGMAAVQLARHFGAEVFATASPAKWEAVRALGVAAERIASSRDLEFRQTFLGATDGAGMDVVLDALAGEFVDASLELLPRGGRFIEMGKTDIRDPEAVAESHPGVRYRSYDLMEAGPERIQEMLTEISALFEQGVLTPSPIRAWDVRRGREAFRFLREGRNVGKVVLTVPAPLDPEGTVLITGGTGGLGALFARHLVERHGARRLLLVSRRGPAAAGVAELVADLEGRGADVRVAACDVAVREQVAELLGSLDRPLTAVLHSAGLLDDAVIESLTPEQVDRVMRPKLDAAWNLHELTAGMDLSAFVLFSSAAAQLGNPGQANYAAANAAVDALAHLRRAAGLPGTALAWGLWADSTGMTGELDEADLARMRRTGVGALSAELGLELFDESLGSDSALLVPVQLDPVALRTQARDGMLPALLRGLARTPARRSGAVGGSLAERLAGVAELDREDVVLELVQTQVAAVRGNASGAEVDPDRPFKELGFDSLAAVELRNRLSRSTGLRLPATLVFDHPTSTQVARLLLKEVGGDAGGAAAQEQRSPFDEQLRGLEELLIRVAEDESGLAEIEPRLRYLSNRMRAVLSRVDGGTGEEAAEADDGLDVVSDDEMFDLIDKELGSA